The Sulfuricystis thermophila genome segment TATCAATTGACCATGCTCGCCGCCTATCACGAGCAGGGCATGATGGATACCGCGGTTTTCGAGTTCTTCGTCCGCAAGCTGCCGCCGCACCGGAATTTTTTCGTCGCCGCCGGCCTCGAATCGACGCTCGATTTTCTTGCACGCTTTGCCTTCACGGCAGAGGAAATCGACTGGCTCGCCGGTCTCGGCAAATTCAAACCCGCATTTCTCGACTGGCTCGGCAAGCTGCGCTTCACCGGCACCGTCGAGGCGATGCCCGAGGGGACGCCCTTTTTCGCCGACGAGCCGATCCTGCGCGTGATCGCACCGCTGCCCGAAGCCCAGATCGTCGAGACCCGCCTGATCAACCTGCTTCAGTTCGAAACCCTGATCGCCTCGAAGGCGGCGCGCGTGCGCCTGGCGGCGGGCGACAGGCAGCTCGTCGATTTCGGCCTCCGTCGCGCCCACGGCGAAGAAGCCGGCATGCTCTCGGCGCGGGCGAGTTATCTCGCCGGCTTCGATGGCACCTCGAACACCCTGGCCGGCATGCGCTGGAACATTCCCGTGTTTGGCACGATGGCGCATTCGTTCGTGCAGGCGCATGCCACGGAATTGGCGGCATTTGCGGCATTCGCACGCGCCCATCCGCAGGCGACGACACTGCTGATCGATACTTACGATACCGAGGCCGCCGCCGCCGCACTCGTTCCTTTGGCGCATGAGCTGCACGCCGAGGGCATCACGATCCGCGCAGTGCGCCTCGATAGTGGCGATTTGCTCGCGCACGCCCGCCAGGTGCGTGCGATTCTCGATTCAGGTGGCCTGCCCGGAATCAAAATCTTCGCCAGCGGCAATCTCGACGAATACGAGATCACCCGGCTGCTCGCCGCCGGCGCCCCGATCGACGGCTTCGGCGTCGGCACGCGCATGAACGTCTCTGCCGACCAGCCCTACCTCGACTGCGCCTACAAGCTGCAGGAATATGCCGGCCGGCCGCGGCGCAAGCGCTCCGAGGGCAAGGCGACCTGGCCGGGGCGCAAGCAGGTATTCCGGCGTTTCGACGCTCAGGGGAGGATGCTGGGTGATGTGCTCACCGTCGTCGGCGACGAACAGGAGGGCACGCCACTGCTCGTGCCCGTGATGCAGGACGGGAAACGGCTGGCGCCGGCGCCACCGCTTTCCGAACTGCGCGCCAAGACGCTGGCGC includes the following:
- a CDS encoding nicotinate phosphoribosyltransferase → MTRALLTDFYQLTMLAAYHEQGMMDTAVFEFFVRKLPPHRNFFVAAGLESTLDFLARFAFTAEEIDWLAGLGKFKPAFLDWLGKLRFTGTVEAMPEGTPFFADEPILRVIAPLPEAQIVETRLINLLQFETLIASKAARVRLAAGDRQLVDFGLRRAHGEEAGMLSARASYLAGFDGTSNTLAGMRWNIPVFGTMAHSFVQAHATELAAFAAFARAHPQATTLLIDTYDTEAAAAALVPLAHELHAEGITIRAVRLDSGDLLAHARQVRAILDSGGLPGIKIFASGNLDEYEITRLLAAGAPIDGFGVGTRMNVSADQPYLDCAYKLQEYAGRPRRKRSEGKATWPGRKQVFRRFDAQGRMLGDVLTVVGDEQEGTPLLVPVMQDGKRLAPAPPLSELRAKTLAQLAALPETLRRTESAEPYPVVVAEPLRRLAATVDAYGH